In one Pseudomonas hydrolytica genomic region, the following are encoded:
- a CDS encoding DUF3275 family protein, producing the protein MDSTVAPQAASPIIVPGQLTLRTIRGRNGPFTVGRLTTHLGVFEVKDAELEQYPEGKYDGEFVIRYIYPKAYPTGGGMRFEIRASLDGMTLSGIDKLSRDEARGFASQDVDPLDEELSSQPLAAPTAAPNPAPAPVLASTTAPLGDTTATASGSTDSDDAALFGLLWPLGESVKLDSTIDRRTLRLQIARLGVLGYALDFKSQQWNQQPDQQAA; encoded by the coding sequence ATGGATTCCACGGTCGCTCCCCAGGCAGCCTCACCCATCATCGTTCCAGGCCAGCTCACCCTGCGCACGATCCGCGGCCGCAACGGCCCGTTCACGGTTGGTCGCCTCACTACGCACCTCGGTGTGTTCGAGGTGAAAGACGCGGAACTGGAGCAATACCCCGAAGGTAAATACGACGGGGAATTCGTCATCCGCTACATCTACCCGAAGGCCTATCCGACTGGCGGCGGCATGCGCTTCGAGATTCGCGCCAGCCTGGATGGCATGACTCTTTCGGGCATCGACAAGCTGAGTCGCGACGAAGCACGTGGCTTTGCCTCCCAAGACGTTGATCCGCTCGATGAAGAGCTGAGCTCGCAACCGCTGGCAGCACCCACTGCCGCACCGAACCCAGCGCCAGCCCCCGTGCTGGCATCGACAACTGCTCCATTGGGCGATACCACGGCCACTGCCTCCGGCAGTACCGACAGCGACGATGCTGCATTGTTCGGCCTGCTGTGGCCGCTGGGCGAGTCGGTAAAACTGGACTCGACCATCGACCGCCGCACGCTGCGCCTGCAGATCGCACGCCTGGGTGTACTGGGCTACGCGCTCGACTTCAAGTCACAGCAATGGAACCAGCAGCCTGACCAACAAGCTGCGTGA
- a CDS encoding DUF6094 domain-containing protein, which yields MALMFPRLARNFAKNGYYPTDESTLERALSALTPSNGPMCILDPCAGEGVAIAEAAHALGRDQITAYAVEYDQERANHARLLVDHCIQGDLMDAFIARQSFGLLWLNPPYGDLARDANGNMGYEGRGRARLEKLFYQKTLPLLQYDGILVFIVPSYVLDQELVGWLTRHFADLCIHRAVDTQFKQVVVFGRRTRQRELVGDDVKSIRTRLLQIGQGELDAEELPAEWPLLPYVVPAALSEPEHFYRISMEPAQFAEEVQRLQGLWPSFETHLGAAQQSLRAPARALSHWHLALALAAGAISGVVQSKSGRILAVKGDTHKQKSTSTEYRERDDGSIAETRILTDKFVPVIRAWDLSPGSATLGRIITIH from the coding sequence ATGGCTCTTATGTTCCCCAGGCTCGCAAGGAATTTCGCCAAGAACGGCTACTACCCGACCGACGAGTCCACCCTTGAAAGAGCGCTCAGCGCACTGACCCCCAGCAATGGGCCGATGTGCATTCTCGACCCTTGCGCCGGCGAAGGCGTCGCCATTGCGGAAGCCGCGCATGCCCTCGGGCGTGATCAGATCACCGCCTATGCGGTGGAGTACGACCAGGAACGCGCCAACCATGCGCGGCTGCTGGTCGATCACTGCATCCAAGGTGACTTGATGGATGCGTTTATCGCGCGGCAGAGCTTCGGCCTGCTGTGGCTCAACCCGCCCTACGGCGATCTCGCCAGAGACGCCAACGGCAACATGGGCTACGAGGGCAGAGGCCGCGCCAGGCTGGAAAAGCTGTTCTACCAGAAGACCCTGCCGCTGCTGCAGTACGACGGCATCCTCGTCTTCATCGTGCCCTCCTACGTGCTCGACCAGGAACTGGTCGGCTGGCTCACACGGCACTTCGCCGACCTGTGCATCCACCGAGCGGTAGATACGCAGTTCAAGCAGGTTGTCGTGTTCGGCCGCCGAACCCGCCAGCGCGAGCTGGTGGGCGACGACGTGAAATCCATCCGCACCCGGCTGCTGCAAATCGGGCAAGGCGAACTCGACGCGGAAGAACTTCCAGCCGAGTGGCCGCTACTCCCCTATGTCGTCCCCGCTGCACTGAGCGAGCCCGAGCACTTCTATCGCATCAGCATGGAGCCGGCGCAGTTCGCCGAGGAAGTGCAGCGCCTGCAGGGCCTGTGGCCGTCGTTCGAGACCCATCTCGGTGCCGCGCAGCAGTCCTTGCGTGCTCCGGCGCGCGCCTTGTCCCACTGGCACCTGGCACTGGCCCTCGCGGCCGGCGCGATCTCTGGTGTCGTGCAGTCCAAGAGCGGTCGAATCCTGGCCGTCAAGGGCGACACCCACAAGCAGAAAAGCACCAGCACGGAATACCGCGAGCGCGACGATGGTTCCATCGCCGAAACACGCATTCTCACGGACAAGTTCGTGCCGGTGATTCGCGCCTGGGACCTCTCCCCAGGCTCGGCAACGCTGGGCCGAATCATCACCATCCACTGA
- a CDS encoding methyltransferase: protein MFPRFRKRPAPQAQPLFALGSLQLSEKVYWLASKSLIDPLPYVQRHLAGDWGDVGEAEQQANAVALDQDAPIRSRYRITPHLFLLVITSDDHRTTVVQLPEESHLV, encoded by the coding sequence ATGTTTCCACGTTTCCGCAAGCGGCCTGCGCCGCAGGCACAACCGTTGTTCGCCCTAGGCTCGTTGCAGTTGAGCGAGAAGGTGTACTGGCTGGCCAGCAAAAGCCTTATCGACCCCCTGCCCTACGTCCAACGCCATCTGGCTGGAGACTGGGGCGACGTCGGCGAGGCCGAGCAGCAGGCCAACGCAGTGGCTCTCGATCAGGATGCGCCCATACGTTCTCGCTACCGGATCACGCCACACCTGTTTCTGCTCGTGATCACCAGCGATGACCATCGCACAACCGTCGTTCAACTGCCCGAGGAAAGCCACCTGGTCTGA
- a CDS encoding helicase-related protein, whose amino-acid sequence MSLDLETIPDTVVQGDLLEAEESPLSLSLQDFVSEFGDELLDSLNRANPPVYAGQAQVHRQIVVASLKRQLFAAQADVVHAVAELLVDRGERAAIVNGEMGCGKTTVGIATAAVLNAEGYRRTLVLSPPHLVYKWRREIQETVAGAKVWVLNGPDTLVKLLKLREQLGVSPQGQEFFVLGRVRMRLGFHWKPVFTRHRTRHGEVGACPDCGQVITDLDGEPINPIELEAEEYRRKCSQCATSLWTLIRPRSLSASDQSSAVLKALKRIPTIGEVTAQKLMQKFGDAFLASMLGDNIHEFINLMDGNGELVFSDRQAHRMERAMASMEFGFGEGGYQPSEFIKRYLPQGTFGLLIADEAHEYKNGGSAQGQAMGVLAAKSRKTLLLTGTLMGGYGDDLFYLLFRALPGRMIEDGYRPSKSGSMTSAAMAFMRDHGVLKDIYSESTGTAHKTAKGSKISVRTVKAPGFGPKGVLRCVLPFTVFLKLKDIGGNVLPPYDEEFREVAMDDEQASAYRNLSARLSQELKQALARRDTTLLGVVLNVLLAWPDTCFRAETVTHPRTRELLAFVASQFNELEVMPKERELIEICRQEKAEGRKTLVYSVYTGTRDTTSRLKMLLEQEGFKVAVLRASVDASRREDWIAEQLDRGIDVLITNPELVKTGLDLLEFPTIVFMQSGYNVYSLQQAARRSWRIGQKLAVKVIYLGYAATSQMTCLALMARKIMVSQSTSGDVPESGLEVLNQDGDSVEVALARQLVAA is encoded by the coding sequence ATGTCCCTCGATCTTGAAACCATCCCCGATACCGTCGTGCAGGGCGACCTGCTCGAAGCCGAGGAATCGCCCCTTTCGCTCAGCCTGCAGGACTTCGTATCCGAATTCGGCGACGAACTGCTCGACTCTCTCAACCGCGCCAACCCGCCGGTCTACGCCGGCCAGGCACAGGTGCATCGGCAAATCGTCGTCGCCAGCCTCAAGCGGCAGTTGTTCGCGGCGCAAGCCGATGTGGTCCATGCCGTCGCCGAGCTGTTGGTCGACCGTGGAGAGCGCGCGGCGATCGTCAATGGCGAGATGGGCTGCGGCAAGACGACGGTGGGCATTGCCACCGCCGCCGTGCTCAATGCCGAAGGCTATCGCCGCACCCTGGTGCTCTCGCCGCCGCATCTTGTCTACAAGTGGCGGCGGGAAATTCAGGAGACGGTTGCCGGTGCCAAGGTCTGGGTGCTCAACGGACCGGACACGCTGGTCAAGCTGCTGAAGCTGCGCGAGCAGTTGGGCGTATCGCCACAGGGCCAGGAGTTCTTCGTCCTGGGCCGCGTGCGCATGCGACTGGGTTTTCACTGGAAGCCGGTCTTCACCCGGCACCGCACTCGTCACGGCGAAGTGGGTGCATGTCCTGACTGCGGCCAGGTCATCACCGACCTGGACGGCGAACCGATCAATCCGATCGAGCTCGAAGCCGAGGAATACCGCCGCAAGTGCAGCCAGTGCGCCACGTCGCTGTGGACGCTGATTCGTCCAAGGAGCCTGTCCGCCAGCGACCAGTCCTCTGCCGTGCTCAAAGCGCTGAAACGTATTCCCACCATTGGTGAAGTCACCGCGCAGAAGCTGATGCAGAAGTTCGGTGATGCGTTCCTCGCGTCGATGCTCGGCGACAACATCCACGAGTTCATCAACCTGATGGATGGCAACGGCGAACTGGTCTTCTCGGATCGGCAAGCCCACCGGATGGAACGGGCAATGGCAAGTATGGAGTTCGGCTTCGGCGAGGGCGGCTACCAGCCGTCCGAATTCATCAAACGCTACCTGCCGCAAGGCACGTTCGGCCTGCTCATCGCAGACGAAGCGCACGAGTACAAGAACGGCGGCAGCGCCCAAGGCCAGGCCATGGGCGTACTGGCGGCGAAGTCGCGCAAGACCTTGCTGCTCACCGGCACGCTGATGGGCGGTTATGGCGACGACTTGTTCTACCTGCTGTTCCGCGCCTTGCCTGGGAGGATGATCGAAGACGGCTACCGGCCTTCCAAGAGCGGCAGCATGACGTCGGCTGCGATGGCATTCATGCGCGATCACGGCGTGCTCAAGGACATCTACTCCGAGAGCACGGGCACGGCGCACAAGACCGCCAAGGGCAGCAAGATATCGGTGCGCACGGTCAAGGCACCCGGTTTCGGTCCTAAAGGCGTGCTGCGCTGCGTCTTGCCGTTCACCGTGTTCCTCAAGCTGAAGGACATCGGTGGCAACGTGCTGCCGCCTTACGACGAGGAATTCCGCGAGGTCGCCATGGATGACGAGCAGGCCTCCGCCTACCGCAACCTGTCGGCGCGGCTGAGCCAGGAACTGAAACAGGCCCTGGCGAGACGCGACACGACGTTGCTGGGCGTGGTTCTCAATGTGCTGCTGGCCTGGCCGGATACGTGCTTCCGGGCGGAGACCGTCACGCATCCGCGCACGCGCGAGCTGCTGGCGTTCGTCGCTTCCCAGTTCAACGAACTGGAAGTGATGCCCAAGGAGCGCGAGCTGATCGAGATCTGCAGGCAGGAGAAGGCGGAAGGTCGCAAGACCCTGGTCTACAGCGTCTACACCGGCACACGCGATACGACCTCACGGTTGAAGATGCTGCTGGAGCAGGAAGGTTTCAAGGTGGCGGTACTGCGTGCAAGCGTGGATGCCTCTCGCCGCGAGGACTGGATCGCCGAGCAGCTGGATCGCGGTATCGACGTACTCATTACCAATCCCGAATTGGTGAAAACCGGCTTGGATTTGCTGGAGTTCCCCACGATTGTCTTCATGCAGTCGGGCTACAACGTGTATTCGCTTCAACAAGCCGCACGCCGCTCCTGGCGCATCGGCCAGAAGCTGGCGGTCAAGGTGATCTACCTGGGCTACGCCGCCACCTCGCAGATGACCTGCCTGGCGCTGATGGCCAGAAAGATCATGGTGTCGCAGAGCACGTCGGGAGACGTGCCCGAATCCGGGCTCGAGGTTCTGAACCAGGATGGCGACTCGGTAGAAGTGGCTTTGGCACGGCAACTCGTTGCAGCCTGA
- a CDS encoding DUF7740 domain-containing protein: MTLTDATLALLLAARIHGTDAAVRATAKRCVKLLPRSKRDLIYKVVDSQSPLELVSFLAQGLEL; encoded by the coding sequence ATGACTCTTACAGATGCTACGCTCGCGCTGCTGTTGGCCGCGCGAATACATGGAACTGACGCTGCCGTGAGAGCGACGGCGAAGCGTTGTGTGAAGTTGCTGCCGCGGAGTAAGCGCGATCTGATCTACAAGGTGGTCGATAGCCAGAGCCCGCTTGAACTGGTGAGTTTCTTGGCGCAGGGGTTGGAACTGTGA
- a CDS encoding PilL N-terminal domain-containing protein, translated as MHAIRSYCSCLLLAALAAGCATPPSPPPAPAPAPDEVTAPAPEYIPVARYGRYTLVELAPTAAQQDLLLQVVDVSIPDTLNANVADALRHVLQRSGYQLCNGRETDTLGSLPLPAAHYHLGPLQLRDALLTLAGPARTLHVDHSARRICFIQPFDTPADAPDTAPSAVGESQP; from the coding sequence ATGCACGCCATCCGTTCCTACTGCAGTTGCCTGCTGTTGGCCGCACTCGCGGCCGGCTGTGCAACGCCTCCATCGCCCCCTCCCGCTCCCGCTCCCGCTCCCGATGAGGTTACAGCTCCAGCGCCGGAGTACATCCCGGTCGCCCGCTACGGCCGCTACACCCTGGTCGAGCTCGCCCCGACGGCCGCCCAGCAGGATCTACTGCTGCAGGTGGTCGACGTATCCATTCCCGACACCCTCAACGCCAACGTCGCCGACGCGCTGCGCCATGTGTTGCAGCGTTCTGGCTACCAGCTGTGCAACGGACGTGAAACCGACACGCTGGGCAGCCTCCCGTTGCCGGCCGCGCACTATCACCTTGGCCCGCTGCAGCTGCGCGACGCCCTGCTGACCCTGGCTGGGCCGGCGCGGACGCTGCACGTCGACCACAGCGCACGCCGCATTTGCTTCATCCAGCCCTTTGACACACCTGCCGACGCGCCGGATACAGCGCCCAGTGCCGTCGGGGAGTCGCAGCCATGA
- a CDS encoding TIGR03759 family integrating conjugative element protein has translation MKQRHIAPALIVLLTSNLAQGAETRTADNTPSHERPMAIERTDEQHARDWGLSSKEWVRYRALMQGPLGIYSPNIDPLTALGIEARSEQERQRYAELQVQAEAHRVEKLLAYQRAYDDAWQRLHANMPRVILPDAGPAFSPATPAGNERIAVFVNDACAACDQTTLRLQATGMEFDIYVVDSRADDARIRAWAQRIGIDPAKVRSGQVTLNHDSGRWLSLGLPGDLPAVVRQVGGQWQRQP, from the coding sequence ATGAAGCAGCGCCATATCGCCCCCGCACTGATCGTCCTGCTGACCAGCAACCTTGCCCAGGGCGCGGAAACCCGCACCGCCGACAACACGCCCAGCCACGAGCGGCCTATGGCCATCGAGCGCACCGACGAGCAACACGCGCGGGACTGGGGGCTAAGCAGCAAGGAATGGGTGCGCTACCGGGCACTGATGCAAGGGCCGCTGGGAATCTACTCGCCCAATATCGATCCGCTCACCGCGTTGGGCATCGAGGCGCGTTCCGAGCAGGAACGGCAGCGCTATGCGGAGCTGCAGGTCCAGGCCGAAGCGCACCGTGTCGAGAAATTACTCGCTTACCAACGGGCCTACGACGACGCCTGGCAGCGGCTCCACGCCAACATGCCGCGGGTCATCCTCCCCGATGCCGGCCCGGCATTCTCGCCGGCCACGCCGGCAGGGAACGAACGGATCGCCGTATTCGTCAACGACGCCTGCGCGGCATGCGATCAGACCACCCTGCGGCTGCAGGCGACGGGCATGGAGTTCGACATCTACGTCGTCGACAGCCGCGCCGACGACGCACGCATCCGCGCCTGGGCGCAGCGTATTGGGATTGACCCGGCCAAGGTGCGCAGCGGCCAGGTCACGCTCAATCACGACTCGGGCCGCTGGCTGTCGCTGGGCCTGCCAGGCGACCTACCAGCGGTCGTGCGCCAGGTCGGCGGCCAATGGCAGCGGCAACCGTAA
- a CDS encoding transglycosylase SLT domain-containing protein, whose amino-acid sequence MSRRTALVLLACVLTDTTQAREIPPPAYQVAAQRAGIPSTVLYAVALQESGIHLRGRLVPWPWTLNVAGQPQHYATRAEACTGLRQALKRTPATRIDAGLGQVNLGYHTQRYAQPCDLLDPYRNLAIAAEILREQHTPGDDWLLAIGRYHRPAGGAPAARYRHSVGQHLARVLGEPRLEITSRRNLP is encoded by the coding sequence ATGTCGCGTCGTACCGCGCTCGTGCTGTTGGCCTGCGTGCTGACCGATACCACTCAGGCGCGGGAAATCCCGCCGCCGGCCTACCAGGTCGCCGCGCAGCGCGCCGGCATTCCCTCGACGGTGCTGTACGCCGTGGCGCTGCAAGAGAGCGGTATCCACCTGCGCGGACGCCTGGTGCCGTGGCCATGGACGCTCAACGTCGCGGGCCAGCCGCAGCACTACGCCACCCGAGCCGAGGCCTGCACCGGGTTGCGCCAGGCACTCAAGCGCACACCTGCCACGCGCATCGACGCCGGCCTCGGTCAGGTCAATCTCGGCTACCACACGCAGCGCTACGCACAGCCCTGCGACCTGCTCGACCCCTATCGCAACCTCGCCATCGCCGCCGAAATCCTGCGTGAGCAGCACACCCCCGGCGACGACTGGCTGCTCGCCATCGGCCGTTACCACCGCCCTGCCGGCGGCGCGCCAGCCGCGCGCTACCGCCACAGCGTCGGCCAACACCTGGCCCGCGTGCTCGGCGAGCCCCGACTGGAAATCACCTCCCGAAGGAACCTGCCATGA
- a CDS encoding integrating conjugative element protein: MIPQADTLTVVADHGGTSALPYYAVLNLQPRAGVTSPRIEIPRPPAKAFSEADMLPVRSMRLSPGDVARRVIEAPGLSPFFLVGDDERSHTWLRQRSLRLHELHAVGLVVNVTSAENLAALRALVPGLSLSPVAGDDLAERIGLRHYPVLITATGIEQ; this comes from the coding sequence ATGATCCCCCAGGCCGACACGCTGACCGTCGTCGCAGACCATGGCGGTACGTCAGCCCTGCCGTACTACGCAGTGCTGAACCTGCAACCGCGCGCCGGCGTGACATCGCCACGCATCGAGATTCCGCGTCCGCCAGCCAAAGCGTTCAGCGAAGCCGACATGCTGCCGGTACGCTCGATGCGCCTGTCGCCGGGCGATGTGGCGCGTCGGGTGATCGAAGCGCCGGGGTTGTCGCCGTTCTTTCTCGTCGGCGACGACGAGCGCTCGCACACCTGGCTGCGCCAGCGGTCACTGCGCCTGCACGAGCTCCATGCGGTGGGCCTGGTCGTCAACGTCACGTCGGCCGAGAACCTGGCCGCGCTGCGCGCGCTGGTGCCGGGACTGTCGCTGTCACCTGTTGCCGGCGACGACCTCGCCGAGCGCATTGGCTTGCGTCACTACCCGGTGCTGATCACGGCAACCGGCATCGAGCAGTGA